One part of the Peromyscus leucopus breed LL Stock chromosome 19, UCI_PerLeu_2.1, whole genome shotgun sequence genome encodes these proteins:
- the Mbd1 gene encoding methyl-CpG-binding domain protein 1 isoform X8 has translation MAEDWQDCPALGPGWKRREAFRKSGASCGRSDIYYQSPTGEKIRSKVELTRYLGPACDLTLFNFRQGILCYPVPKTHPLPAPNKKKKKPSKPAKAKQRQVGPQKSEVRKEPPRKGRKAGAGAAVGSGAAAGAAPASLPALGCCENCGIRLSWDCIKRQRLKALCKDCRAQRIAFNREQRMFRRVGCGECTACLVKEDCGACSICRLQLPHDVASELFCKCERRRCLRIVEKSRGCGVCRGCQTQEDCGRCRVCLRPARPGLKRQWRCLQRRCFWGKRDCRKSGSKVAARRHSRAQPLPPRPASQHPEPTELHISDLAPTSPAEFIYYCVDEDELPYTNHQRQNRKCGACAACLRRMDCGHCDFCCDKPKFGGSNQKRQKCRWRQCLQFAMKRLLPSTGSGSEEGAGLPPCRPCRKRPGSPRRRLRRIAPSKAPLAVLTTPPGPARASAKQQAGRGFVLPPPDTDFVFLQEGAASPVQVPGPAAASSEAPLQEAQSWGVAMPQVKQEKTDAPEEWTSGTGFPTSALQPGYPSKALDSDLPPVKQEPPGPEEDREENREDYVSESVPEEEAGGVGTPVITEIFSLGGTRLRDAAAWLPRLHKLLAVNENEYFTQLQLKEEIL, from the exons CCCCACAGGAGAGAAGATTCGAAGCAAAGTTGAGCTGACTCGATACCTGGGCCCTGCATGTGACCTCACCCTCTTCAACTTCAGACAAGGCATCTTGTGCTACCCGGTTCCCAAG ACCCATCCCTTGCCTGCccccaacaagaagaaaaagaagccttCTAAACCAGCCAAGGCTAAGCAACGTCAGGTTGGGCCCCAGAAGAGTGAGGTCAGGAAGGAGCCTCCACGGAAGGGGCGTAAGGCTGGCGCTGGCGCTGCTGTTGGCTCTGGCGCTGCTGCGGGCGCAGCTCCAGCCTCGTTACCGGCACTTGG GTGCTGTGAGAATTGTGGGATCCGCCTCTCATGGGATTGTATCAAAAGGCAGAGGTTGAAGGCGTTGTGCAAAGACTGCCGAG CACAGAGAATTGCCTTCAACCGAGAACAGAGAATGTTTAGG AGAGTCGGCTGTGGAGAGTGTACGGCTTGCCTTGTAAAAGAAGACTGTGGGGCTTGCTCCATCTGCCGCCTGCAGCTGCCCCATGACGTGGCCTCGGAGCTCTTCTGCAAGTGTGAGCGAAGACGCTGCCTCCGGATTGTGGAGAAG AGCCGAGGGTGTGGAGTGTGCCGGGGTTGTCAGACCCAAGAGGACTGTGGCCGTTGCCGAGTCTGCCTTCGCCCAGCCCGCCCTGGTCTCAAGCGCCAGTGGAGGTGTTTGCAGCGGCGCTGCTTTTGG GGTAAGCGTGACTGTCGAAAGAGCGGCTCGAAGGTGGCTGCCCGACGTCACTCCCGAGCCCAGCCCCTGCCGCCACGTCCtgcatcccagcacccagagcccACAGAGCTG CACATCAGCGACCTAGCGCCCACATCACCTGCTGAGTTCATCTATTACTGTGTAGACGAGGACGAGCTA CCCTACACGAACCACCAACGGCAGAACCGCAAGTGCGGGGCCTGTGCAGCCTGCCTACGGCGGATGGACTGCGGCCACTGCGACTTCTGCTGCGACAAGCCCAAATTCGGGGGCAGCAACCAGAAGCGCCAGAAGTGTCGTTGGCGCCAGTGCCTGCAGTTTgccatg AAGCGGCTGCTGCCCAGTACCGGGTCAGGGTCCGAGGAGGGAGCAGGACTGCCTCCATGTCGCCCTTGTCGAAAGAGGCCTGGTTCTCCTCGACGACGACTCCGTCGGATCGCTCCCTCAAAGGCCCCTTTGGCTGTGCTCACCACCCCACCAGGCCCTGCCCGGGCTTCAGCAAAGCAGCAAGCAGGTAGAGGCTTTGTGCTGCCCCCACCTGACACAGACTTTGTGTTTTTACAAGAGGGTGCCGCCAGTCCTGTGCAGGTGCCTGGCCCTGCCGCAGCTTCCTCGGAAGCCCCGTTACAG GAGGCCCAGAGTTGGGGTGTAGCCATGCCGCAGGTGAAGCAGGAGAAGACGGACGCCCCAGAGGAGTGGACATCAGGCACAGGCTTCCCGACCTCTGCACTGCAGCCTGGCTACCCTAGCAAG GCACTAGACTCAGACCTTCCACCCGTGAAACAAGAGCCCCCTGGCCCTGAGGAGGatagagaagaaaacagagaagattATGTCTCTGAATCAGTCccggaggaggaggcaggaggggttGGCACACCAGTG ATCACGGAGATTTTCAGCCTGGGTGGAACCCGTCTCCGGGATGCAGCAGCCTGGTTGCCAAG
- the Mbd1 gene encoding methyl-CpG-binding domain protein 1 isoform X1 — MAEDWQDCPALGPGWKRREAFRKSGASCGRSDIYYQSPTGEKIRSKVELTRYLGPACDLTLFNFRQGILCYPVPKTHPLPAPNKKKKKPSKPAKAKQRQVGPQKSEVRKEPPRKGRKAGAGAAVGSGAAAGAAPASLPALGCCENCGIRLSWDCIKRQRLKALCKDCRAQRIAFNREQRMFRRVGCGECTACLVKEDCGACSICRLQLPHDVASELFCKCERRRCLRIVEKSRGCGVCRGCQTQEDCGRCRVCLRPARPGLKRQWRCLQRRCFWHFAHRFRGHPQGCHQCPPQVVVSPTGKRDCRKSGSKVAARRHSRAQPLPPRPASQHPEPTELHISDLAPTSPAEFIYYCVDEDELQPYTNHQRQNRKCGACAACLRRMDCGHCDFCCDKPKFGGSNQKRQKCRWRQCLQFAMKRLLPSTGSGSEEGAGLPPCRPCRKRPGSPRRRLRRIAPSKAPLAVLTTPPGPARASAKQQAGRGFVLPPPDTDFVFLQEGAASPVQVPGPAAASSEAPLQEAQSWGVAMPQVKQEKTDAPEEWTSGTGFPTSALQPGYPSKALDSDLPPVKQEPPGPEEDREENREDYVSESVPEEEAGGVGTPVITEIFSLGGTRLRDAAAWLPRLHKLLAVNENEYFTQLQLKEEIL; from the exons CCCCACAGGAGAGAAGATTCGAAGCAAAGTTGAGCTGACTCGATACCTGGGCCCTGCATGTGACCTCACCCTCTTCAACTTCAGACAAGGCATCTTGTGCTACCCGGTTCCCAAG ACCCATCCCTTGCCTGCccccaacaagaagaaaaagaagccttCTAAACCAGCCAAGGCTAAGCAACGTCAGGTTGGGCCCCAGAAGAGTGAGGTCAGGAAGGAGCCTCCACGGAAGGGGCGTAAGGCTGGCGCTGGCGCTGCTGTTGGCTCTGGCGCTGCTGCGGGCGCAGCTCCAGCCTCGTTACCGGCACTTGG GTGCTGTGAGAATTGTGGGATCCGCCTCTCATGGGATTGTATCAAAAGGCAGAGGTTGAAGGCGTTGTGCAAAGACTGCCGAG CACAGAGAATTGCCTTCAACCGAGAACAGAGAATGTTTAGG AGAGTCGGCTGTGGAGAGTGTACGGCTTGCCTTGTAAAAGAAGACTGTGGGGCTTGCTCCATCTGCCGCCTGCAGCTGCCCCATGACGTGGCCTCGGAGCTCTTCTGCAAGTGTGAGCGAAGACGCTGCCTCCGGATTGTGGAGAAG AGCCGAGGGTGTGGAGTGTGCCGGGGTTGTCAGACCCAAGAGGACTGTGGCCGTTGCCGAGTCTGCCTTCGCCCAGCCCGCCCTGGTCTCAAGCGCCAGTGGAGGTGTTTGCAGCGGCGCTGCTTTTGG CACTTTGCCCATCGCTTCCGTGGTCACCCTCAAGGATGTCACCAGTGCCCTCCTCAGGTTGTGGTTTCCCCTACT GGTAAGCGTGACTGTCGAAAGAGCGGCTCGAAGGTGGCTGCCCGACGTCACTCCCGAGCCCAGCCCCTGCCGCCACGTCCtgcatcccagcacccagagcccACAGAGCTG CACATCAGCGACCTAGCGCCCACATCACCTGCTGAGTTCATCTATTACTGTGTAGACGAGGACGAGCTA CAGCCCTACACGAACCACCAACGGCAGAACCGCAAGTGCGGGGCCTGTGCAGCCTGCCTACGGCGGATGGACTGCGGCCACTGCGACTTCTGCTGCGACAAGCCCAAATTCGGGGGCAGCAACCAGAAGCGCCAGAAGTGTCGTTGGCGCCAGTGCCTGCAGTTTgccatg AAGCGGCTGCTGCCCAGTACCGGGTCAGGGTCCGAGGAGGGAGCAGGACTGCCTCCATGTCGCCCTTGTCGAAAGAGGCCTGGTTCTCCTCGACGACGACTCCGTCGGATCGCTCCCTCAAAGGCCCCTTTGGCTGTGCTCACCACCCCACCAGGCCCTGCCCGGGCTTCAGCAAAGCAGCAAGCAGGTAGAGGCTTTGTGCTGCCCCCACCTGACACAGACTTTGTGTTTTTACAAGAGGGTGCCGCCAGTCCTGTGCAGGTGCCTGGCCCTGCCGCAGCTTCCTCGGAAGCCCCGTTACAG GAGGCCCAGAGTTGGGGTGTAGCCATGCCGCAGGTGAAGCAGGAGAAGACGGACGCCCCAGAGGAGTGGACATCAGGCACAGGCTTCCCGACCTCTGCACTGCAGCCTGGCTACCCTAGCAAG GCACTAGACTCAGACCTTCCACCCGTGAAACAAGAGCCCCCTGGCCCTGAGGAGGatagagaagaaaacagagaagattATGTCTCTGAATCAGTCccggaggaggaggcaggaggggttGGCACACCAGTG ATCACGGAGATTTTCAGCCTGGGTGGAACCCGTCTCCGGGATGCAGCAGCCTGGTTGCCAAG
- the Mbd1 gene encoding methyl-CpG-binding domain protein 1 isoform X5 produces MAEDWQDCPALGPGWKRREAFRKSGASCGRSDIYYQSPTGEKIRSKVELTRYLGPACDLTLFNFRQGILCYPVPKTHPLPAPNKKKKKPSKPAKAKQRQVGPQKSEVRKEPPRKGRKAGAGAAVGSGAAAGAAPASLPALGCCENCGIRLSWDCIKRQRLKALCKDCRAQRIAFNREQRMFRRVGCGECTACLVKEDCGACSICRLQLPHDVASELFCKCERRRCLRIVEKSRGCGVCRGCQTQEDCGRCRVCLRPARPGLKRQWRCLQRRCFWHFAHRFRGHPQGCHQCPPQVVVSPTGKRDCRKSGSKVAARRHSRAQPLPPRPASQHPEPTELHISDLAPTSPAEFIYYCVDEDELQPYTNHQRQNRKCGACAACLRRMDCGHCDFCCDKPKFGGSNQKRQKCRWRQCLQFAMKRLLPSTGSGSEEGAGLPPCRPCRKRPGSPRRRLRRIAPSKAPLAVLTTPPGPARASAKQQAGRGFVLPPPDTDFVFLQEGAASPVQVPGPAAASSEAPLQEAQSWGVAMPQVKQEKTDAPEEWTSGTGFPTSALQPGYPSKALDSDLPPVKQEPPGPEEDREENREDYVSESVPEEEAGGVGTPVITEIFSLGGTRLRDAAAWLPRALFLGKEQKD; encoded by the exons CCCCACAGGAGAGAAGATTCGAAGCAAAGTTGAGCTGACTCGATACCTGGGCCCTGCATGTGACCTCACCCTCTTCAACTTCAGACAAGGCATCTTGTGCTACCCGGTTCCCAAG ACCCATCCCTTGCCTGCccccaacaagaagaaaaagaagccttCTAAACCAGCCAAGGCTAAGCAACGTCAGGTTGGGCCCCAGAAGAGTGAGGTCAGGAAGGAGCCTCCACGGAAGGGGCGTAAGGCTGGCGCTGGCGCTGCTGTTGGCTCTGGCGCTGCTGCGGGCGCAGCTCCAGCCTCGTTACCGGCACTTGG GTGCTGTGAGAATTGTGGGATCCGCCTCTCATGGGATTGTATCAAAAGGCAGAGGTTGAAGGCGTTGTGCAAAGACTGCCGAG CACAGAGAATTGCCTTCAACCGAGAACAGAGAATGTTTAGG AGAGTCGGCTGTGGAGAGTGTACGGCTTGCCTTGTAAAAGAAGACTGTGGGGCTTGCTCCATCTGCCGCCTGCAGCTGCCCCATGACGTGGCCTCGGAGCTCTTCTGCAAGTGTGAGCGAAGACGCTGCCTCCGGATTGTGGAGAAG AGCCGAGGGTGTGGAGTGTGCCGGGGTTGTCAGACCCAAGAGGACTGTGGCCGTTGCCGAGTCTGCCTTCGCCCAGCCCGCCCTGGTCTCAAGCGCCAGTGGAGGTGTTTGCAGCGGCGCTGCTTTTGG CACTTTGCCCATCGCTTCCGTGGTCACCCTCAAGGATGTCACCAGTGCCCTCCTCAGGTTGTGGTTTCCCCTACT GGTAAGCGTGACTGTCGAAAGAGCGGCTCGAAGGTGGCTGCCCGACGTCACTCCCGAGCCCAGCCCCTGCCGCCACGTCCtgcatcccagcacccagagcccACAGAGCTG CACATCAGCGACCTAGCGCCCACATCACCTGCTGAGTTCATCTATTACTGTGTAGACGAGGACGAGCTA CAGCCCTACACGAACCACCAACGGCAGAACCGCAAGTGCGGGGCCTGTGCAGCCTGCCTACGGCGGATGGACTGCGGCCACTGCGACTTCTGCTGCGACAAGCCCAAATTCGGGGGCAGCAACCAGAAGCGCCAGAAGTGTCGTTGGCGCCAGTGCCTGCAGTTTgccatg AAGCGGCTGCTGCCCAGTACCGGGTCAGGGTCCGAGGAGGGAGCAGGACTGCCTCCATGTCGCCCTTGTCGAAAGAGGCCTGGTTCTCCTCGACGACGACTCCGTCGGATCGCTCCCTCAAAGGCCCCTTTGGCTGTGCTCACCACCCCACCAGGCCCTGCCCGGGCTTCAGCAAAGCAGCAAGCAGGTAGAGGCTTTGTGCTGCCCCCACCTGACACAGACTTTGTGTTTTTACAAGAGGGTGCCGCCAGTCCTGTGCAGGTGCCTGGCCCTGCCGCAGCTTCCTCGGAAGCCCCGTTACAG GAGGCCCAGAGTTGGGGTGTAGCCATGCCGCAGGTGAAGCAGGAGAAGACGGACGCCCCAGAGGAGTGGACATCAGGCACAGGCTTCCCGACCTCTGCACTGCAGCCTGGCTACCCTAGCAAG GCACTAGACTCAGACCTTCCACCCGTGAAACAAGAGCCCCCTGGCCCTGAGGAGGatagagaagaaaacagagaagattATGTCTCTGAATCAGTCccggaggaggaggcaggaggggttGGCACACCAGTG ATCACGGAGATTTTCAGCCTGGGTGGAACCCGTCTCCGGGATGCAGCAGCCTGGTTGCCAAG GGCTCTCTTCTTGGGGAAGGAACAGAAGGACTGA
- the Mbd1 gene encoding methyl-CpG-binding domain protein 1 isoform X10, whose amino-acid sequence MAEDWQDCPALGPGWKRREAFRKSGASCGRSDIYYQSPTGEKIRSKVELTRYLGPACDLTLFNFRQGILCYPVPKTHPLPAPNKKKKKPSKPAKAKQRQVGPQKSEVRKEPPRKGRKAGAGAAVGSGAAAGAAPASLPALGCCENCGIRLSWDCIKRQRLKALCKDCRAQRIAFNREQRMFRRVGCGECTACLVKEDCGACSICRLQLPHDVASELFCKCERRRCLRIVEKHFAHRFRGHPQGCHQCPPQVVVSPTGKRDCRKSGSKVAARRHSRAQPLPPRPASQHPEPTELHISDLAPTSPAEFIYYCVDEDELQPYTNHQRQNRKCGACAACLRRMDCGHCDFCCDKPKFGGSNQKRQKCRWRQCLQFAMKRLLPSTGSGSEEGAGLPPCRPCRKRPGSPRRRLRRIAPSKAPLAVLTTPPGPARASAKQQAGRGFVLPPPDTDFVFLQEGAASPVQVPGPAAASSEAPLQEAQSWGVAMPQVKQEKTDAPEEWTSGTGFPTSALQPGYPSKALDSDLPPVKQEPPGPEEDREENREDYVSESVPEEEAGGVGTPVITEIFSLGGTRLRDAAAWLPRLHKLLAVNENEYFTQLQLKEEIL is encoded by the exons CCCCACAGGAGAGAAGATTCGAAGCAAAGTTGAGCTGACTCGATACCTGGGCCCTGCATGTGACCTCACCCTCTTCAACTTCAGACAAGGCATCTTGTGCTACCCGGTTCCCAAG ACCCATCCCTTGCCTGCccccaacaagaagaaaaagaagccttCTAAACCAGCCAAGGCTAAGCAACGTCAGGTTGGGCCCCAGAAGAGTGAGGTCAGGAAGGAGCCTCCACGGAAGGGGCGTAAGGCTGGCGCTGGCGCTGCTGTTGGCTCTGGCGCTGCTGCGGGCGCAGCTCCAGCCTCGTTACCGGCACTTGG GTGCTGTGAGAATTGTGGGATCCGCCTCTCATGGGATTGTATCAAAAGGCAGAGGTTGAAGGCGTTGTGCAAAGACTGCCGAG CACAGAGAATTGCCTTCAACCGAGAACAGAGAATGTTTAGG AGAGTCGGCTGTGGAGAGTGTACGGCTTGCCTTGTAAAAGAAGACTGTGGGGCTTGCTCCATCTGCCGCCTGCAGCTGCCCCATGACGTGGCCTCGGAGCTCTTCTGCAAGTGTGAGCGAAGACGCTGCCTCCGGATTGTGGAGAAG CACTTTGCCCATCGCTTCCGTGGTCACCCTCAAGGATGTCACCAGTGCCCTCCTCAGGTTGTGGTTTCCCCTACT GGTAAGCGTGACTGTCGAAAGAGCGGCTCGAAGGTGGCTGCCCGACGTCACTCCCGAGCCCAGCCCCTGCCGCCACGTCCtgcatcccagcacccagagcccACAGAGCTG CACATCAGCGACCTAGCGCCCACATCACCTGCTGAGTTCATCTATTACTGTGTAGACGAGGACGAGCTA CAGCCCTACACGAACCACCAACGGCAGAACCGCAAGTGCGGGGCCTGTGCAGCCTGCCTACGGCGGATGGACTGCGGCCACTGCGACTTCTGCTGCGACAAGCCCAAATTCGGGGGCAGCAACCAGAAGCGCCAGAAGTGTCGTTGGCGCCAGTGCCTGCAGTTTgccatg AAGCGGCTGCTGCCCAGTACCGGGTCAGGGTCCGAGGAGGGAGCAGGACTGCCTCCATGTCGCCCTTGTCGAAAGAGGCCTGGTTCTCCTCGACGACGACTCCGTCGGATCGCTCCCTCAAAGGCCCCTTTGGCTGTGCTCACCACCCCACCAGGCCCTGCCCGGGCTTCAGCAAAGCAGCAAGCAGGTAGAGGCTTTGTGCTGCCCCCACCTGACACAGACTTTGTGTTTTTACAAGAGGGTGCCGCCAGTCCTGTGCAGGTGCCTGGCCCTGCCGCAGCTTCCTCGGAAGCCCCGTTACAG GAGGCCCAGAGTTGGGGTGTAGCCATGCCGCAGGTGAAGCAGGAGAAGACGGACGCCCCAGAGGAGTGGACATCAGGCACAGGCTTCCCGACCTCTGCACTGCAGCCTGGCTACCCTAGCAAG GCACTAGACTCAGACCTTCCACCCGTGAAACAAGAGCCCCCTGGCCCTGAGGAGGatagagaagaaaacagagaagattATGTCTCTGAATCAGTCccggaggaggaggcaggaggggttGGCACACCAGTG ATCACGGAGATTTTCAGCCTGGGTGGAACCCGTCTCCGGGATGCAGCAGCCTGGTTGCCAAG
- the Mbd1 gene encoding methyl-CpG-binding domain protein 1 isoform X9, translated as MAEDWQDCPALGPGWKRREAFRKSGASCGRSDIYYQSPTGEKIRSKVELTRYLGPACDLTLFNFRQGILCYPVPKTHPLPAPNKKKKKPSKPAKAKQRQVGPQKSEVRKEPPRKGRKAGAGAAVGSGAAAGAAPASLPALGCCENCGIRLSWDCIKRQRLKALCKDCRAQRIAFNREQRMFRRVGCGECTACLVKEDCGACSICRLQLPHDVASELFCKCERRRCLRIVEKSRGCGVCRGCQTQEDCGRCRVCLRPARPGLKRQWRCLQRRCFWGKRDCRKSGSKVAARRHSRAQPLPPRPASQHPEPTELHISDLAPTSPAEFIYYCVDEDELQPYTNHQRQNRKCGACAACLRRMDCGHCDFCCDKPKFGGSNQKRQKCRWRQCLQFAMKRLLPSTGSGSEEGAGLPPCRPCRKRPGSPRRRLRRIAPSKAPLAVLTTPPGPARASAKQQAGRGFVLPPPDTDFVFLQEGAASPVQVPGPAAASSEAPLQEAQSWGVAMPQVKQEKTDAPEEWTSGTGFPTSALQPGYPSKALDSDLPPVKQEPPGPEEDREENREDYVSESVPEEEAGGVGTPVITEIFSLGGTRLRDAAAWLPRSKDLKNPEAKMQ; from the exons CCCCACAGGAGAGAAGATTCGAAGCAAAGTTGAGCTGACTCGATACCTGGGCCCTGCATGTGACCTCACCCTCTTCAACTTCAGACAAGGCATCTTGTGCTACCCGGTTCCCAAG ACCCATCCCTTGCCTGCccccaacaagaagaaaaagaagccttCTAAACCAGCCAAGGCTAAGCAACGTCAGGTTGGGCCCCAGAAGAGTGAGGTCAGGAAGGAGCCTCCACGGAAGGGGCGTAAGGCTGGCGCTGGCGCTGCTGTTGGCTCTGGCGCTGCTGCGGGCGCAGCTCCAGCCTCGTTACCGGCACTTGG GTGCTGTGAGAATTGTGGGATCCGCCTCTCATGGGATTGTATCAAAAGGCAGAGGTTGAAGGCGTTGTGCAAAGACTGCCGAG CACAGAGAATTGCCTTCAACCGAGAACAGAGAATGTTTAGG AGAGTCGGCTGTGGAGAGTGTACGGCTTGCCTTGTAAAAGAAGACTGTGGGGCTTGCTCCATCTGCCGCCTGCAGCTGCCCCATGACGTGGCCTCGGAGCTCTTCTGCAAGTGTGAGCGAAGACGCTGCCTCCGGATTGTGGAGAAG AGCCGAGGGTGTGGAGTGTGCCGGGGTTGTCAGACCCAAGAGGACTGTGGCCGTTGCCGAGTCTGCCTTCGCCCAGCCCGCCCTGGTCTCAAGCGCCAGTGGAGGTGTTTGCAGCGGCGCTGCTTTTGG GGTAAGCGTGACTGTCGAAAGAGCGGCTCGAAGGTGGCTGCCCGACGTCACTCCCGAGCCCAGCCCCTGCCGCCACGTCCtgcatcccagcacccagagcccACAGAGCTG CACATCAGCGACCTAGCGCCCACATCACCTGCTGAGTTCATCTATTACTGTGTAGACGAGGACGAGCTA CAGCCCTACACGAACCACCAACGGCAGAACCGCAAGTGCGGGGCCTGTGCAGCCTGCCTACGGCGGATGGACTGCGGCCACTGCGACTTCTGCTGCGACAAGCCCAAATTCGGGGGCAGCAACCAGAAGCGCCAGAAGTGTCGTTGGCGCCAGTGCCTGCAGTTTgccatg AAGCGGCTGCTGCCCAGTACCGGGTCAGGGTCCGAGGAGGGAGCAGGACTGCCTCCATGTCGCCCTTGTCGAAAGAGGCCTGGTTCTCCTCGACGACGACTCCGTCGGATCGCTCCCTCAAAGGCCCCTTTGGCTGTGCTCACCACCCCACCAGGCCCTGCCCGGGCTTCAGCAAAGCAGCAAGCAGGTAGAGGCTTTGTGCTGCCCCCACCTGACACAGACTTTGTGTTTTTACAAGAGGGTGCCGCCAGTCCTGTGCAGGTGCCTGGCCCTGCCGCAGCTTCCTCGGAAGCCCCGTTACAG GAGGCCCAGAGTTGGGGTGTAGCCATGCCGCAGGTGAAGCAGGAGAAGACGGACGCCCCAGAGGAGTGGACATCAGGCACAGGCTTCCCGACCTCTGCACTGCAGCCTGGCTACCCTAGCAAG GCACTAGACTCAGACCTTCCACCCGTGAAACAAGAGCCCCCTGGCCCTGAGGAGGatagagaagaaaacagagaagattATGTCTCTGAATCAGTCccggaggaggaggcaggaggggttGGCACACCAGTG ATCACGGAGATTTTCAGCCTGGGTGGAACCCGTCTCCGGGATGCAGCAGCCTGGTTGCCAAG GTCCAAGGACCTTAAAAATCCTGAAGCTAAAATGCAgtag
- the Mbd1 gene encoding methyl-CpG-binding domain protein 1 isoform X6: protein MAEDWQDCPALGPGWKRREAFRKSGASCGRSDIYYQSPTGEKIRSKVELTRYLGPACDLTLFNFRQGILCYPVPKTHPLPAPNKKKKKPSKPAKAKQRQVGPQKSEVRKEPPRKGRKAGAGAAVGSGAAAGAAPASLPALGCCENCGIRLSWDCIKRQRLKALCKDCRAQRIAFNREQRMFRRVGCGECTACLVKEDCGACSICRLQLPHDVASELFCKCERRRCLRIVEKSRGCGVCRGCQTQEDCGRCRVCLRPARPGLKRQWRCLQRRCFWHFAHRFRGHPQGCHQCPPQVVVSPTGKRDCRKSGSKVAARRHSRAQPLPPRPASQHPEPTELQPYTNHQRQNRKCGACAACLRRMDCGHCDFCCDKPKFGGSNQKRQKCRWRQCLQFAMKRLLPSTGSGSEEGAGLPPCRPCRKRPGSPRRRLRRIAPSKAPLAVLTTPPGPARASAKQQAGRGFVLPPPDTDFVFLQEGAASPVQVPGPAAASSEAPLQEAQSWGVAMPQVKQEKTDAPEEWTSGTGFPTSALQPGYPSKALDSDLPPVKQEPPGPEEDREENREDYVSESVPEEEAGGVGTPVITEIFSLGGTRLRDAAAWLPRLHKLLAVNENEYFTQLQLKEEIL, encoded by the exons CCCCACAGGAGAGAAGATTCGAAGCAAAGTTGAGCTGACTCGATACCTGGGCCCTGCATGTGACCTCACCCTCTTCAACTTCAGACAAGGCATCTTGTGCTACCCGGTTCCCAAG ACCCATCCCTTGCCTGCccccaacaagaagaaaaagaagccttCTAAACCAGCCAAGGCTAAGCAACGTCAGGTTGGGCCCCAGAAGAGTGAGGTCAGGAAGGAGCCTCCACGGAAGGGGCGTAAGGCTGGCGCTGGCGCTGCTGTTGGCTCTGGCGCTGCTGCGGGCGCAGCTCCAGCCTCGTTACCGGCACTTGG GTGCTGTGAGAATTGTGGGATCCGCCTCTCATGGGATTGTATCAAAAGGCAGAGGTTGAAGGCGTTGTGCAAAGACTGCCGAG CACAGAGAATTGCCTTCAACCGAGAACAGAGAATGTTTAGG AGAGTCGGCTGTGGAGAGTGTACGGCTTGCCTTGTAAAAGAAGACTGTGGGGCTTGCTCCATCTGCCGCCTGCAGCTGCCCCATGACGTGGCCTCGGAGCTCTTCTGCAAGTGTGAGCGAAGACGCTGCCTCCGGATTGTGGAGAAG AGCCGAGGGTGTGGAGTGTGCCGGGGTTGTCAGACCCAAGAGGACTGTGGCCGTTGCCGAGTCTGCCTTCGCCCAGCCCGCCCTGGTCTCAAGCGCCAGTGGAGGTGTTTGCAGCGGCGCTGCTTTTGG CACTTTGCCCATCGCTTCCGTGGTCACCCTCAAGGATGTCACCAGTGCCCTCCTCAGGTTGTGGTTTCCCCTACT GGTAAGCGTGACTGTCGAAAGAGCGGCTCGAAGGTGGCTGCCCGACGTCACTCCCGAGCCCAGCCCCTGCCGCCACGTCCtgcatcccagcacccagagcccACAGAGCTG CAGCCCTACACGAACCACCAACGGCAGAACCGCAAGTGCGGGGCCTGTGCAGCCTGCCTACGGCGGATGGACTGCGGCCACTGCGACTTCTGCTGCGACAAGCCCAAATTCGGGGGCAGCAACCAGAAGCGCCAGAAGTGTCGTTGGCGCCAGTGCCTGCAGTTTgccatg AAGCGGCTGCTGCCCAGTACCGGGTCAGGGTCCGAGGAGGGAGCAGGACTGCCTCCATGTCGCCCTTGTCGAAAGAGGCCTGGTTCTCCTCGACGACGACTCCGTCGGATCGCTCCCTCAAAGGCCCCTTTGGCTGTGCTCACCACCCCACCAGGCCCTGCCCGGGCTTCAGCAAAGCAGCAAGCAGGTAGAGGCTTTGTGCTGCCCCCACCTGACACAGACTTTGTGTTTTTACAAGAGGGTGCCGCCAGTCCTGTGCAGGTGCCTGGCCCTGCCGCAGCTTCCTCGGAAGCCCCGTTACAG GAGGCCCAGAGTTGGGGTGTAGCCATGCCGCAGGTGAAGCAGGAGAAGACGGACGCCCCAGAGGAGTGGACATCAGGCACAGGCTTCCCGACCTCTGCACTGCAGCCTGGCTACCCTAGCAAG GCACTAGACTCAGACCTTCCACCCGTGAAACAAGAGCCCCCTGGCCCTGAGGAGGatagagaagaaaacagagaagattATGTCTCTGAATCAGTCccggaggaggaggcaggaggggttGGCACACCAGTG ATCACGGAGATTTTCAGCCTGGGTGGAACCCGTCTCCGGGATGCAGCAGCCTGGTTGCCAAG